From one Bordetella genomosp. 9 genomic stretch:
- a CDS encoding MmgE/PrpD family protein — MSSSKPPLLANATRDLAAFAASVRYEDLPDDVIQRIKTSALDSIACCLYGATLPWTRKVADMVREEGAAPAASVMGTGQRSSVANAVLVNATAGHAFELDDIHKESILHPGSIALPIAIAYAERDGGWTGRDLITAMATGYEIGIRVGNAATMGLFFRGFHPQGSSGVFVGAACAGKSLGLDATRMQHALGIVGSQAGGLMAAQEGAMVKRFHAGRAAQSGVYSAQLAARDFTGITDALEASYGGYLVAYSDSPNAARLTDGLGSVWETAKVGYKPHASVTSIHSALDGLARIMQEHRLSPDDIEALDVGVSEMTFVHCAWDYKAQGVTAAQMNLYYGLAAIAHDGMAFVNQYRQDRLADPRLLDFIKRIHARSDEAINAMGPAFRHAANVSVRTRDGRTLTQQVLNRRGSPENPLQPQDVEFKFRNVVESCLAPADVDAVVRMCDTLDTMEDLSPLIAMLAKPGTSAA; from the coding sequence ATGAGCAGTTCGAAACCGCCCTTGCTGGCGAACGCGACACGGGACCTGGCGGCATTTGCCGCTTCTGTCCGCTACGAGGACCTGCCGGACGACGTGATCCAGCGCATCAAGACCAGCGCCTTGGACAGCATCGCCTGCTGCCTGTATGGCGCCACCTTGCCGTGGACGCGTAAAGTCGCCGACATGGTTCGGGAAGAGGGCGCCGCGCCGGCGGCGTCGGTGATGGGCACGGGACAGCGCAGTTCGGTGGCCAATGCCGTGCTGGTCAACGCCACCGCCGGGCATGCTTTCGAGCTGGACGATATCCACAAGGAATCGATTCTGCATCCCGGCTCCATCGCGCTGCCGATCGCCATCGCCTACGCGGAACGCGACGGCGGCTGGACGGGCCGCGACCTGATCACCGCCATGGCCACCGGCTATGAGATCGGCATCCGCGTCGGCAATGCGGCGACCATGGGCCTGTTCTTCCGCGGCTTCCATCCCCAGGGATCGTCCGGCGTCTTCGTCGGCGCCGCCTGCGCGGGCAAGAGCCTGGGGCTGGACGCCACGCGCATGCAGCATGCCCTGGGCATCGTCGGCTCGCAGGCCGGCGGCCTGATGGCGGCGCAGGAAGGCGCGATGGTCAAGCGCTTCCATGCCGGCCGGGCGGCGCAGAGCGGCGTGTACTCGGCGCAACTCGCGGCGCGCGACTTCACCGGGATTACCGACGCGCTGGAAGCCAGCTATGGCGGCTACCTGGTGGCCTATTCGGATTCGCCCAATGCCGCGCGCCTGACGGACGGCCTGGGCAGCGTATGGGAGACCGCCAAGGTGGGCTACAAGCCGCACGCCAGCGTCACCAGCATCCATTCCGCCCTGGATGGCCTGGCGCGGATCATGCAGGAACATCGTCTGTCTCCCGACGACATCGAGGCGCTGGACGTGGGCGTCAGCGAAATGACTTTCGTGCACTGCGCCTGGGACTACAAGGCGCAGGGCGTGACGGCGGCGCAGATGAACCTGTACTACGGCCTGGCGGCCATCGCCCATGACGGCATGGCTTTCGTCAACCAGTATCGCCAGGACAGGCTAGCGGATCCGCGGCTGCTGGACTTCATCAAGCGCATTCATGCGCGATCGGATGAAGCGATCAACGCCATGGGGCCGGCATTCCGCCACGCCGCCAATGTCAGCGTGCGCACCCGGGACGGCCGCACGCTGACCCAGCAGGTGCTCAATCGCCGCGGCAGCCCGGAAAACCCGCTGCAGCCGCAGGACGTGGAATTCAAATTCCGCAACGTGGTCGAGTCCTGCCTTGCCCCCGCGGACGTCGACGCGGTCGTGCGCATGTGCGACACGCTGGACACCATGGAAGACCTGAGCCCATTGATCGCCATGCTGGCCAAGCCCGGCACGTCGGCCGCGTGA
- a CDS encoding nitroreductase family protein, translating to MTSTLNSAPIHALHTRRSMKFLRAPAPRPEELEQMLQAAMAAPDHGALRPWRFKIIRGEAIGRLADLALDEVKRSGDKRMTPEKEKSVREWLAGVPVLIALAQKINHDNRKVPEQEQLLATGASVMNILNAAHMLGYGAFWSTGLGTYLEPVQDALGFDALDYRFLGFLAIGTPACAVPPANRPDFHEFVSEWTGPAA from the coding sequence ATGACTTCGACACTGAATTCGGCACCCATACACGCGCTGCATACGCGGCGTTCGATGAAATTCCTGCGCGCCCCGGCCCCGCGGCCGGAAGAACTGGAACAGATGCTGCAGGCCGCCATGGCCGCGCCCGACCACGGCGCGCTGCGGCCCTGGCGATTCAAGATCATCCGCGGCGAGGCCATCGGCCGCCTGGCCGACCTGGCCCTGGACGAGGTCAAGCGCAGCGGCGACAAGCGCATGACCCCGGAAAAGGAAAAGTCCGTCCGCGAATGGCTGGCGGGCGTGCCGGTGCTGATCGCGCTGGCGCAGAAGATCAATCACGACAACCGCAAAGTACCGGAGCAGGAGCAGCTGCTGGCCACCGGCGCGTCGGTCATGAACATCCTGAACGCCGCGCATATGCTGGGCTACGGCGCGTTCTGGAGCACCGGACTGGGCACCTACCTGGAACCGGTGCAGGACGCCCTGGGTTTCGACGCGCTGGACTACCGGTTCCTGGGCTTCCTGGCCATCGGCACGCCGGCCTGCGCCGTGCCGCCCGCCAACCGGCCGGACTTCCATGAGTTCGTGTCGGAGTGGACGGGTCCGGCCGCCTAG
- the cueR gene encoding Cu(I)-responsive transcriptional regulator: protein MNIGQAAAASGITAKMIRYYESIGLTRSPERTDAGYRIYSDNDVHTLRFLRRARDLGFSVEQMRDLLALWRDRGRASADVKRIAMRHVAELESKAQALQQMADTLHHLADHCHGDDRPECPIMEELAKG from the coding sequence ATGAATATCGGCCAGGCTGCGGCGGCATCCGGCATTACGGCCAAGATGATCCGCTACTACGAAAGCATAGGGCTGACGCGGTCGCCGGAACGCACCGACGCGGGCTATCGCATCTACAGCGACAACGACGTGCACACCCTGCGCTTCCTGCGCCGGGCGCGCGACCTGGGTTTTTCAGTGGAGCAGATGCGCGACCTGCTGGCATTGTGGCGCGACCGCGGCCGCGCCAGCGCCGACGTCAAGCGCATCGCCATGCGGCACGTCGCGGAACTGGAGAGCAAGGCGCAGGCGCTGCAGCAGATGGCCGACACCCTGCATCATCTGGCCGACCATTGCCATGGCGACGATCGGCCGGAATGTCCCATCATGGAAGAGCTGGCGAAAGGCTAG
- a CDS encoding MmgE/PrpD family protein, which translates to MNDLKSWKALAGEHRGITMALAEFIAGLTPAAVPAATREVLEKALVDGLGCALYGLATPWGRIMREYALDRQGPAEAALWGGQARVSVGNSALAAGTAIHSFDFDDHSRAKIHPGAVVLPVVLALGEREGVDGATLMTAMAAGYETMNRVSQAANPGRTRMRGWHLTGTTGTFAAAAAASVILGLDASTTASALGLAGTQSAGLWAFTADGGMSKRMHPGRSAEAGVTAALLAARGFAGPRYILEAEDGSFLFVMSDSPRPGMITQGLGTTWHTDVTCFKPHSCCGSNHACVDAALALMREHRIDLEDIERIVAGIPSVVNTQTGFEYRADSVLNAQMSLRYNIAVALMDGQAYLEQFTPARIVEPRVVALSQRVDIEIDPEIDRAYPEIYGGRVTLHLRDGRALTQRVDYSLGMPENPMPRAEIERKYMSLGTASVGEETAGRILRLANGLFDGPGAAALGRALEQAVPMTQDTPAG; encoded by the coding sequence GTGAACGATCTCAAATCTTGGAAAGCACTGGCGGGCGAACACCGTGGCATCACGATGGCGCTGGCGGAATTCATCGCCGGACTGACGCCTGCCGCGGTGCCGGCGGCGACACGCGAGGTCCTGGAAAAGGCGCTGGTCGACGGCCTGGGCTGCGCCCTGTATGGCCTTGCCACACCCTGGGGCCGCATCATGCGGGAATACGCGCTCGATCGCCAGGGGCCGGCGGAAGCGGCGTTGTGGGGCGGCCAGGCGCGCGTGAGCGTGGGCAACAGTGCGCTGGCGGCGGGCACCGCCATACACAGCTTCGACTTCGATGACCATAGCCGCGCCAAGATCCATCCCGGCGCCGTCGTACTGCCCGTGGTGCTGGCGCTGGGCGAGCGCGAAGGCGTGGACGGCGCCACGCTGATGACCGCCATGGCAGCCGGCTACGAAACCATGAACCGCGTCAGCCAGGCCGCCAATCCCGGGCGCACCCGCATGCGCGGCTGGCACCTGACCGGCACCACGGGCACCTTCGCCGCCGCCGCGGCGGCCAGCGTCATCCTGGGCCTGGACGCCTCCACCACGGCCAGCGCGCTGGGCCTGGCGGGCACGCAATCGGCCGGCCTGTGGGCCTTCACCGCCGATGGGGGCATGAGCAAGCGCATGCATCCCGGACGGTCGGCGGAAGCCGGCGTCACCGCCGCGCTCCTGGCCGCGCGTGGTTTTGCCGGGCCGCGCTACATCCTGGAGGCCGAGGACGGCAGTTTCCTGTTCGTAATGTCCGACAGCCCGCGGCCCGGCATGATCACGCAGGGCCTGGGCACGACCTGGCATACGGACGTCACCTGCTTCAAGCCGCATTCCTGCTGCGGCAGCAACCACGCCTGCGTGGACGCGGCCCTGGCACTGATGCGCGAACATCGCATCGACCTGGAGGATATCGAGCGTATCGTGGCCGGTATCCCGTCGGTGGTGAACACGCAGACCGGTTTCGAGTATCGCGCAGATTCGGTGCTCAATGCGCAGATGAGCCTGCGCTACAACATCGCCGTCGCGCTGATGGACGGACAGGCCTATCTGGAGCAGTTCACGCCCGCGCGCATCGTCGAGCCGCGCGTCGTCGCCCTGTCCCAACGCGTCGACATCGAGATCGACCCGGAGATCGATCGCGCCTATCCCGAGATCTACGGCGGCCGCGTCACCCTGCATCTGCGCGATGGGCGCGCCCTGACGCAGCGCGTGGATTATTCGCTCGGCATGCCCGAGAACCCCATGCCGCGCGCGGAGATCGAACGCAAGTACATGTCGTTGGGCACGGCGTCGGTAGGGGAAGAGACTGCGGGGCGGATACTGCGCCTGGCGAACGGCCTGTTCGACGGCCCGGGCGCCGCCGCGCTGGGCCGGGCGTTGGAGCAGGCCGTGCCGATGACGCAGGATACCCCGGCTGGCTAG
- the cadR gene encoding Cd(II)/Pb(II)-responsive transcriptional regulator: MKIGELAKAAGTTVETVRYYEKEGLLPAPDRGANNYRSYGPVHAERLRLIRNCRALDMTQDEIRAILTLADSQAADCGPINEIFQDHIRHVDERIAELTHLKAQLSALGQRCMSAQPHAEDCGILHGLAEMQVEERPERHTHLG, translated from the coding sequence ATGAAAATCGGAGAATTGGCCAAAGCCGCCGGTACGACGGTGGAAACCGTCCGCTACTACGAAAAGGAAGGCCTGCTGCCCGCCCCGGACCGCGGCGCCAACAACTACCGCAGCTACGGGCCCGTGCACGCCGAACGCCTGCGGCTCATCCGCAACTGCCGGGCACTGGACATGACGCAGGACGAGATCCGCGCCATCCTGACGCTCGCGGACAGCCAGGCGGCCGATTGCGGCCCCATCAATGAGATCTTCCAGGACCACATCCGCCACGTCGACGAACGCATCGCCGAACTTACGCACCTGAAAGCGCAACTGTCCGCGCTCGGCCAGCGCTGCATGTCGGCGCAGCCCCACGCCGAGGACTGTGGGATCCTCCACGGCCTGGCGGAAATGCAGGTCGAGGAGCGCCCCGAACGCCATACCCACCTAGGCTGA
- a CDS encoding MmgE/PrpD family protein has translation MPQTLSEQLADHFTALAGKELPDAKRKAVKRLLLDYLGVAVAGSQTGSGEVARRFAQSSGGHEEATLIGEGTRVPAMQAALANAISSHSVELDDIDVLALFHFSPPVYSAALATAERQKADGKSLLAALAAGCEMMERVSKAANNSLRNRGYHTTPTCGIFGATVASACLLGLSAEQMVSALGLAGAQSGGLMEMYGPSMQKRFNPGPASRSGVTSSLMAQLGFTGAATIFEGERGFLKAFTDSNDPAQLVQDLDQPYQLDIEFKPYSCARPIHNAIDCALEIRRKHQPDLQRIKRIRMARHPDWALYHQNAHPTTYHEAQVSLPYSVAVALTDGQALFPQYNNARLKEPMLKKLSEMVEITVDESLPRGVSCLMTMEMDDGASYRSQVDYPKGSIQNPMSDDELRAKFDSLASPVLGAERAARVAEQVANIEACADVGALMRLLAPAR, from the coding sequence ATGCCCCAGACGCTTTCCGAACAACTCGCCGACCACTTCACCGCCTTGGCCGGGAAAGAGCTCCCCGACGCCAAGCGCAAGGCCGTCAAGCGGCTGCTGCTGGACTACCTGGGCGTGGCGGTGGCGGGCAGCCAGACCGGCAGCGGGGAAGTCGCCCGCCGTTTCGCGCAGTCCAGCGGCGGCCACGAAGAAGCCACGCTGATCGGCGAAGGCACGCGCGTGCCGGCCATGCAGGCGGCGCTTGCCAATGCCATTTCATCGCACAGCGTGGAGCTCGACGATATCGACGTGCTCGCGCTCTTTCACTTCAGCCCGCCGGTGTATTCCGCCGCGCTGGCCACGGCCGAGCGGCAGAAGGCCGATGGGAAATCGCTGCTGGCGGCCCTGGCCGCCGGCTGCGAAATGATGGAACGGGTCAGCAAGGCGGCCAACAACTCGCTGCGCAACCGCGGTTATCACACCACGCCCACCTGCGGCATTTTCGGCGCCACGGTGGCGTCGGCCTGCCTGCTGGGATTGTCGGCCGAGCAGATGGTATCGGCCCTGGGCCTGGCCGGCGCGCAGTCCGGCGGCCTGATGGAAATGTACGGCCCGTCCATGCAGAAGCGCTTCAATCCCGGCCCCGCGTCGCGCAGCGGCGTGACGTCGTCGTTGATGGCGCAGCTGGGCTTCACCGGGGCGGCCACGATCTTCGAAGGCGAGCGCGGCTTCCTGAAGGCCTTCACGGACAGCAACGATCCCGCGCAGCTGGTCCAGGATCTGGACCAACCCTATCAGCTCGACATCGAATTCAAGCCGTATTCCTGCGCGCGGCCCATCCACAACGCCATCGATTGCGCGCTGGAGATCCGACGCAAGCACCAGCCCGATCTGCAGCGCATCAAGCGCATCCGCATGGCCCGCCATCCGGACTGGGCGCTGTACCACCAGAACGCCCATCCCACGACTTATCACGAAGCCCAGGTCAGCCTGCCTTACTCGGTGGCCGTGGCCCTGACCGACGGCCAGGCCCTGTTTCCGCAGTACAACAACGCGCGCCTGAAGGAACCCATGCTGAAGAAGCTGTCGGAGATGGTGGAGATCACGGTGGACGAGAGCCTGCCGCGCGGCGTGTCATGCCTGATGACGATGGAAATGGATGACGGCGCGAGCTACCGTTCGCAAGTGGATTATCCCAAGGGATCGATCCAGAACCCGATGTCCGACGACGAACTGCGCGCCAAGTTCGACAGCCTGGCCTCGCCCGTGCTGGGCGCCGAACGCGCGGCGCGGGTGGCCGAGCAGGTGGCCAACATCGAGGCCTGCGCCGACGTGGGCGCCTTGATGCGCCTGCTGGCGCCGGCGCGCTGA
- a CDS encoding Bug family tripartite tricarboxylate transporter substrate binding protein, translating into MPQSLKPLAGLFATAALALAAVPALAQDKYPSRPIHLVVGFPPGGSNDIVARILAPKLSEFIGASVVVENRPGANAIIGTDYVARAAPDGYTITLGSASPLAISPHTYSNMPFDPLKDLVGITTVAQTPELIAVNPKVPAKTLQELVALSKTRDVTFSSSGNGGLPHLAIELLKIASKGRIVHVPYKGAGPAITDAVGGHVDGIIVDLPALYTMVNEGKLRAIAVTNTHRADVMKDVPTSAEGGLPSVLAFNWFAVMAPAKTPKPIVDKLYHALVQTVQSPDVKASLEKLGIEPYTQSSPEAFAKFMQTELVRWGDVARASGARAD; encoded by the coding sequence ATGCCGCAATCCCTGAAGCCCCTGGCCGGCCTGTTCGCCACGGCAGCCCTGGCGCTGGCCGCCGTGCCCGCGCTCGCGCAGGATAAGTACCCGTCGCGGCCCATCCACCTGGTCGTCGGCTTTCCGCCCGGCGGCTCCAACGATATCGTGGCCCGCATCCTGGCGCCCAAGCTCAGCGAGTTCATCGGCGCCAGCGTGGTGGTCGAAAACCGCCCCGGCGCCAACGCCATCATCGGCACCGATTACGTCGCGCGCGCGGCGCCGGACGGCTACACCATCACCCTGGGCAGCGCCAGCCCGCTGGCCATCAGCCCGCATACCTACAGCAATATGCCCTTCGATCCGCTGAAGGATCTGGTGGGCATCACCACGGTCGCGCAGACGCCCGAGCTGATCGCCGTCAATCCCAAGGTGCCCGCGAAGACCCTGCAGGAGCTGGTGGCCTTGTCCAAGACGCGCGACGTGACGTTCTCGTCCTCGGGCAATGGCGGACTGCCGCACCTGGCGATCGAACTGCTGAAGATCGCATCCAAGGGCCGTATCGTGCACGTACCGTACAAGGGCGCCGGCCCGGCCATCACCGATGCCGTGGGCGGCCATGTCGACGGCATCATCGTCGATCTGCCGGCCCTGTACACCATGGTGAACGAAGGCAAGCTGCGCGCCATCGCCGTCACCAACACCCATCGCGCCGACGTCATGAAAGACGTTCCCACGTCGGCGGAAGGGGGACTGCCCAGCGTGCTGGCCTTCAACTGGTTCGCCGTCATGGCGCCGGCCAAGACCCCCAAGCCCATCGTCGACAAGCTGTACCACGCGCTCGTGCAGACGGTGCAGTCGCCCGACGTCAAGGCCAGCCTGGAAAAGCTGGGTATCGAGCCCTACACGCAATCGTCGCCCGAGGCATTCGCCAAGTTCATGCAGACGGAACTGGTGCGGTGGGGTGACGTGGCGCGGGCATCCGGCGCCAGGGCCGACTGA
- a CDS encoding heavy metal translocating P-type ATPase: protein MDKKIIAIQPSAHRHGDGCCHDHAHEHSEGHAHGHAHGHDHSHGHGHGHGNGHDHDHGHDHEHAHAHGADCCQGAPAQAAGAASALDVPAGMTLTRMRIGQMDCPTEEALLRKKLGTLPGVGDLHFDLMRRVLSVVHDEGGQEQVLAGVRAVGMTPEVLAGQAPVSAPPAEKPRWKLLALAGVLAALAEIAHFAGLPAMASAALAIASVLACGLNTYRKGWIAVRNGNLNINALMSIAVTGAAVIGQWPEAAMVMFLFNVAEQIEARSLDRARNAVRGLLDLTPPNATRRQADGTWSEVPAAELIAGDVVRVRPGERIAADGVVVNGRSSVDQSAITGESMPADKTAGDQVYAATVNAEGSFEYRVTAAAQDTTLARIIHAVEQAAASRAPMQRFIDRFSRIYTPTVVIIAILAACVPPLLWAQPWAEAVYRALALLIIACPCALVISTPVSIVSGLTAASRRGILVKGGVYLENGRKLRWVAFDKTGTLTHGKPVLTELRGIDGKDVDAGLAASLAARSDHPVSRAIAAGHGGGALRQVEDFTALPGRGVRGSIDGTLYHLGNRRLMREQGWDTPAVTAALDALEAQGKTAVVLCDAGGAIAVAAVADTVRGESRAAIDQLHAQGVRTLMLSGDNAAAVRAIAGELGISDARGDQLPEDKLAALESHMRDGLVGMVGDGINDAPALARADIGFAMGAAGTGTAIETADVALMDDDPRKIAEFVALSRATHRVLVQNIVLALGIKAVFLVLALSGLATLWMAVFADVGTSLLVVANGLRLLKPRIDGQGATRRGHAGGMPPAAMATRGR, encoded by the coding sequence ATGGACAAGAAAATCATCGCGATTCAGCCGTCGGCGCATCGGCACGGGGACGGCTGCTGCCACGATCATGCACACGAGCATTCGGAAGGGCATGCGCATGGCCACGCTCACGGGCACGATCATAGCCACGGGCACGGTCATGGCCATGGGAACGGGCATGACCACGACCACGGCCATGATCACGAACACGCGCATGCGCACGGTGCGGACTGCTGCCAGGGCGCCCCGGCGCAGGCGGCTGGGGCCGCGTCGGCCCTGGACGTTCCCGCCGGCATGACGCTCACCCGCATGCGCATCGGCCAGATGGATTGCCCGACCGAAGAAGCGCTGTTGCGCAAGAAGCTCGGCACCCTGCCCGGCGTGGGCGACCTGCACTTCGACCTGATGCGCCGCGTACTGTCCGTGGTCCACGACGAAGGCGGCCAGGAACAGGTATTGGCCGGCGTGCGCGCCGTCGGCATGACGCCGGAAGTCCTGGCCGGCCAGGCGCCCGTGTCGGCGCCTCCCGCCGAAAAGCCGCGCTGGAAGCTGCTGGCGCTGGCTGGCGTCCTGGCCGCGCTGGCCGAGATCGCGCACTTCGCCGGCTTGCCGGCGATGGCCTCGGCGGCGCTGGCGATCGCCTCCGTCCTGGCCTGCGGCCTGAACACCTACCGCAAGGGCTGGATCGCGGTGCGCAACGGCAACCTGAACATCAATGCGCTGATGAGCATCGCCGTCACCGGCGCTGCGGTGATCGGCCAATGGCCCGAAGCCGCCATGGTGATGTTCCTGTTCAACGTCGCGGAACAGATCGAAGCGCGTTCGCTGGACCGCGCGCGCAACGCGGTGCGCGGCCTGCTCGACCTGACGCCGCCCAACGCCACGCGGCGGCAGGCCGATGGCACATGGAGCGAAGTCCCCGCCGCCGAACTCATCGCGGGCGACGTCGTGCGCGTGCGTCCCGGCGAACGCATCGCCGCGGATGGTGTGGTCGTGAACGGACGGTCCTCAGTCGACCAATCGGCCATCACGGGCGAAAGCATGCCGGCCGACAAGACGGCGGGCGACCAGGTCTACGCCGCCACCGTCAATGCCGAAGGCTCTTTCGAATACCGCGTGACCGCGGCGGCCCAGGACACCACCCTGGCGCGCATCATCCACGCGGTGGAACAGGCCGCGGCGTCGCGCGCGCCGATGCAGCGGTTCATCGACCGGTTCTCCCGCATCTATACCCCCACCGTCGTCATCATCGCCATCCTCGCGGCCTGCGTGCCGCCGCTGTTGTGGGCACAGCCCTGGGCCGAAGCCGTGTATCGCGCCCTGGCCCTGCTGATCATCGCCTGCCCCTGCGCCCTGGTCATCTCCACGCCGGTCAGCATCGTCAGCGGGCTGACCGCGGCGTCGCGGCGCGGCATCCTGGTCAAGGGCGGCGTCTATCTGGAAAACGGCCGCAAGCTGCGCTGGGTGGCCTTCGACAAGACGGGCACGCTGACGCATGGCAAGCCCGTGCTGACCGAGCTGCGCGGCATCGATGGCAAGGACGTGGACGCGGGCCTGGCCGCCAGCCTGGCCGCGCGCTCGGACCATCCCGTTTCGCGGGCCATCGCGGCGGGTCATGGCGGCGGCGCGCTGCGGCAGGTGGAAGACTTCACCGCCCTGCCCGGCCGTGGCGTGCGCGGCAGCATCGACGGCACGCTGTATCACCTGGGCAATCGCCGCTTGATGCGGGAACAGGGATGGGACACGCCGGCGGTGACGGCGGCGCTGGATGCCCTGGAAGCCCAGGGCAAGACCGCCGTCGTGCTGTGCGACGCCGGCGGCGCCATCGCGGTGGCGGCCGTTGCCGATACGGTCCGTGGCGAAAGCCGCGCGGCCATCGACCAGCTGCATGCGCAGGGCGTGCGTACCTTGATGTTGAGCGGCGACAACGCGGCGGCCGTGCGCGCCATCGCCGGCGAGCTGGGCATCAGCGACGCCCGCGGCGATCAGTTGCCCGAGGACAAGCTGGCCGCGCTGGAAAGCCATATGCGCGATGGCCTGGTCGGCATGGTGGGCGACGGCATCAACGACGCGCCTGCCCTGGCGCGGGCGGATATCGGCTTCGCCATGGGCGCGGCGGGCACCGGCACGGCCATCGAAACCGCGGACGTGGCCTTGATGGATGACGATCCGCGCAAGATCGCCGAGTTCGTCGCCTTGTCGCGCGCCACGCATCGCGTGCTGGTGCAGAACATCGTGCTGGCCCTGGGCATCAAGGCGGTGTTCCTGGTCCTGGCGCTGTCGGGCCTGGCCACGCTGTGGATGGCGGTGTTCGCCGACGTCGGCACCAGCCTGCTGGTGGTGGCCAATGGCCTGCGGCTGCTGAAACCGCGGATCGACGGACAGGGCGCGACGCGCCGTGGGCACGCGGGCGGCATGCCGCCCGCGGCCATGGCCACCCGCGGCCGCTAG